A single genomic interval of Saccharomyces eubayanus strain FM1318 chromosome IV, whole genome shotgun sequence harbors:
- the TIM22 gene encoding translocation channel protein TIM22, with protein sequence MVYTGFGLEQISPPQKKPYNELTPEEQGERGAEMIMNFMTSCPGKSVISGVTGFALGGVLGLFMASMAYDTPLHTPTPANTAATTATASGNVGVGGISRTVQQISDLPFKQQMKLQFTDMGKKSYSSAKNFGYIGMIYAGVECVIESIRAKNDIYNGVTAGFFTGAGLAYKAGPQAALMGGAGFAAFSAAIDTYMKSEDGRPPRNDFKE encoded by the coding sequence ATGGTGTATACGGGATTTGGCCTAGAACAAATAAGTCCACCTCAAAAGAAGCCCTATAATGAATTAACTCCCGAGGAACAGGGAGAGCGAGGTGCAGAAATGATTATGAACTTCATGACTTCATGTCCCGGAAAATCAGTAATAAGTGGTGTAACGGGGTTCGCGCTTGGTGGTGTCTTAGGTCTATTTATGGCATCCATGGCTTATGACACACCACTTCATACGCCTACTCCAGCCAATACGGCTGCAACTACAGCTACGGCTTCAGGAAACGTGGGTGTGGGCGGGATATCAAGGACCGTTCAGCAAATATCTGACTTACCATTCAAACAACAAATGAAACTCCAGTTTACCGATATGGGTAAGAAATCATACTCCAGTGCTAAAAACTTTGGTTATATTGGTATGATATATGCTGGTGTAGAGTGTGTGATAGAATCGATTAGGGCCAAAAACGATATTTACAACGGTGTAACAGCAGGTTTTTTCACTGGCGCTGGATTAGCGTATAAAGCTGGACCACAGGCTGCTTTAATGGGTGGTGCTGGTTTTGCTGCCTTTTCGGCTGCAATTGATACGTACATGAAGAGCGAAGATGGTAGGCCACCTCGAAATgattttaaagaataa
- the RRI1 gene encoding COP9 signalosome catalytic subunit RRI1, producing the protein MSLSTITVKALRQLLKEKYTVEDDLNGSLALPNMRFQPSREGEYQPLSQSSLLNTKLKQKSNENTQNYNRILISKLSCEKISNFSVRGGNIEIMGILMGFTLGDHIVIMDCFNLPVVGTETRVNAQLESYEYMVQYIDEMYNNNVDSDAQDCKEVQLNVVGWFHSHPGYDCWLSNIDIQTQDLNQRFQDPYVAIVVDPLKSLKDGTLKMGAFRTVENQNGDVNALSYYELETIVFDSELNRTLFETKLKLHCVVEDDESEQMSLNRLIETMKQCNYLVDSKNVRTRMKLATNDNVHDENKKTVDDQNHLTKSQFYCNTQKGDSTGTNSFVSMLSGDNNSDVDMEDRNFTEFDSTDTSLYTSMEPSLHANRTETNNRSNENFHNLRNHFNISQDRHKEECNDLLQRNVLETDYTRAKNRILASKIKQYERLRFYKDTFTL; encoded by the coding sequence ATGTCCCTTTCAACTATAACTGTAAAAGCTTTGCGACAACTGCTTAAAGAGAAATATACAGTAGAGGATGACCTTAATGGATCCTTAGCTCTACCAAATATGCGATTCCAGCCATCACGTGAAGGAGAATATCAACCACTAAGTCAATCATCGCTTCTCAACACTAAACTGAAGCAAAAAAGTAACGAGAACACCCAAAATTACAACCGCATACTCATATCGAAACTATCATGTGAgaaaatttccaatttttcagttcgTGGCGgaaatattgaaattatGGGTATTCTAATGGGTTTCACTTTGGGAGATCACATTGTCATAATGGACTGTTTTAATCTACCTGTAGTAGGAACAGAAACACGTGTAAACGCACAATTAGAGTCGTATGAATATATGGTTCAATATATTGATGAGatgtataataataatgtcGATAGTGACGCACAAGACTGTAAAGAAGTTCAACTCAACGTTGTTGGTTGGTTCCATTCACACCCTGGTTATGATTGTTGGCTCAGTAATATTGACATTCAAACTCAGGATTTGAACCAAAGATTCCAAGATCCATATGTGGCAATTGTGGTAGACCCATTAAAAAGCTTAAAAGACGGAACCTTAAAAATGGGCGCATTTAGAACAGTGGAAAATCAAAACGGCGATGTTAATGCACTATCCTATTATGAACTAGAGACGATTGTCTTCGATTCAGAATTGAATCGAACGCTATTCGAAACTAAATTAAAATTACATTGTGTGGTAGAGGATGATGAATCAGAACAAATGTCTTTAAACAGATTAATTGAAACGATGAAACAATGTAATTATTTAGTGGATTCAAAAAACGTCAGAACAAGAATGAAATTAGCTACTAATGACAACGTTCACgacgaaaacaaaaaaactgttGATGACCAAAATCATTTAACAAAGTCACAGTTCTACTGTAATACTCAAAAGGGGGACAGTACCGGTACGAACTCTTTTGTCAGTATGCTTTCAGGAGACAATAATAGTGACGTAGATATGGAAGATCGAAACTTTACCGAATTTGATAGCACAGATACAAGTCTGTACACGAGTATGGAACCAAGCCTTCATGCAAACCGTACAGAAACAAATAACAGGTCTAACGAAAACTTCCACAATTTGAGAAACCATTTCAATATTTCTCAAGACAGACATAAGGAGGAATGTAACGAtcttttacaaagaaacgTGCTAGAGACAGATTATACAAGAGCGAAGAACCGCATACTTGCTTCAAAGATAAAACAATACGAACGATTGCGATTTTATAAGGATACGTTCACACTTTAA
- the GDH2 gene encoding glutamate dehydrogenase (NAD(+)) has product MLFDHKNRSALTSLNTPDIASLSISSMSDYHVFDFPGKDLQREEVIDLLDQQGFIPDDLIEQEVDWFYNSLGIDDLFFSRESPQLISNIIHSLYASKLDFFAKSKFNGIQPRLFSIKNKIITNDNHAIFMESNTGVSISESQQKNFKFANNSVGNDTLEHAKDTIENNKTQMSDSCPPYELDSEIDDLFLDNKSQKNCRLVSFWAPESELKLTFVYESVFPSDDAAAVDISSQDLLKGHIESISDKTMFKVSSSENKKLYGLLIKLVKEREGPVIKTTRSVENKEEIRLLVAYKRFTTKRYYSALNSLFHYYKLKPSKFYLESFNVEKDDIIIFSVYLNENQQFEDVLVHDVEAALRQIEREASLLYAIPNNSFHKVYQKRQFSPKEAIYAHIGAIFINHFVNRLGSDYQNLLSQITIKRNDTTLLEIVENLKRKLRNETLTQQTIINIMSKHYTIISKLYKNFAQTHYYHDNNKDMEKTLSFQRLERVEPFKNDQEFEAYLNKFIPNDSPDLLILKTLNIFNKSILKTNFFITRKVAISFRLDPSLVMSKFEYPETPFGIFFVVGNTFKGFHIRFRDIARGGIRIVCSRNQDIYDLNSKNVIDENYQLASTQQRKNKDIPEGGSKGVILLNPGLVEHDQTFVAFSQYVDAMIDILINDPLKENYVNLLPKEEILFFGPDEGTAGFVDWATNHARVRNCPWWKSFLTGKSPSLGGIPHDEYGMTSLGVRAYVNKIYETLNLTNSTVYKFQTGGPDGDLGSNEILLSSSNECYLGILDGSGVLCDPKGLDKDELLRLAHERKMISEFDISRLSNNGFFVPVDAMDIMLPNGTIVANGTTFRNTFHTQIFKFVDHIDVFVPCGGRPNSITLNNLHYFVDEKTGKCKIPYIVEGANLFITQPAKNALEEHGCVLFKDASANKGGVTSSSMEVLASLALNDNDFVHKFIGDTTGERSALYKAYVVEVQSRIQRNAELEFGQLWNLNQLNGTHISEISNQLSFTINKLNDDLVASEELWLNDLKLRNYLLLNKIIPKILIDVAGSDSVLENIPESYLKVLLSSYLSSTFVYQNGLDVNIGKFLEFIGGLKREAEANA; this is encoded by the coding sequence ATGCTGTTTGATCATAAAAATCGCAGTGCTTTAACATCATTGAACACCCCTGATATTGCCTCTTTGTCGATATCTTCGATGTCAGACTATCACGTGTTCGATTTCCCCGGGAAGGACTTACAGAGGGAGGAAGTCATAGATTTGCTAGACCAGCAAGGTTTTATTCCGGATGATTTAATCGAGCAGGAAGTGGACTGGTTTTATAACTCACTGGGTATTGACGATCTGTTTTTCTCCAGAGAGTCTCCCCAATTAATCTCCAATATTATCCACTCGCTTTATGCGTCCAAGCTAGATTTTTTTGCGAAATCAAAGTTCAACGGCATTCAGCCAAGACTGTTCAgtatcaaaaacaaaatcatcacTAATGATAACCATGCTATCTTTATGGAATCTAATACTGGCGTCAGTATAAGTGAGTCTCAACagaaaaactttaaatTTGCTAACAATTCCGTCGGAAACGACACATTGGAGCATGCTAAGGATacaattgaaaacaataagaCTCAAATGAGTGATTCTTGCCCACCTTATGAATTGGATTCTGAAATtgatgatcttttcttAGATAATAAATCCCAAAAAAACTGCAGACTGGTATCCTTTTGGGCTCCAGAAAGCGAATTAAAGCTaacttttgtttatgaAAGTGTTTTCCCCAGTGATGATGCTGCTGCCGTAGATATTTCTTCTCAAGATTTGTTAAAAGGCCACATTGAGTCTATTAGTGATAAGACCATGTTTAAAGTCTCTTCTagtgaaaacaaaaaactgTACGGTCTTTTAATCAAGCTAGTTAAGGAAAGAGAGGGCCCTGTTATCAAGACTACTCGCTCTgtggaaaataaagaagaaattagaTTATTGGTTGCCTACAAAAGATTCACTACCAAGCGCTATTACTCGGCTTTGAACTCTCTGTTTCACTATTACAAATTGAAACCTTCTAAATTTTATTTGGAATCATTcaatgttgaaaaagacGACATTATCATCTTTTCCGTATACTTGAACGAAAATCAACAGTTCGAAGATGTTTTAGTTCATGATGTGGAAGCAGCATTGAgacaaattgaaagagaagCTTCTTTGTTGTACGCTATTCCAAATAACTCATTTCACAAAGTTTATCAGAAACGTCAATTTTCACCCAAAGAGGCAATTTATGCTCATATTGGTGCTATCTTTATTAACCACTTTGTTAACCGCTTAGGTTCAGACTATCAAAACCTACTGTCTCAAATCACCATCAAGCGTAATGATACTACCCTTCTAGAAATTGTGGAAaatctgaaaagaaagttaaGGAATGAAACGTTGACCCAACAAACTATTATTAACATCATGTCGAAGCATTACACCATAATCTCCAAGCTATACAAAAACTTTGCTCAGACTCATTATTATCACGATAATAACAAAGATATGGAAAAAACGCTGTCTTTCCAACGTTTAGAAAGGGTTGAACCTTTTAAGAATGACCAAGAATTTGAAGCGTACTTAAACAAGTTCATTCCAAATGATTCTCCGGATTTGTTAATTTTAAAAACCCTGaacattttcaacaaatccATTTTAAAgacaaatttctttataacaagaaaagtgGCTATCTCATTTAGATTGGACCCTTCATTGGTAATGTCAAAATTCGAATACCCCGAAACTCCTTTtggcattttctttgttgttggtaaTACTTTCAAAGGTTTCCACATTAGATTTAGAGATATCGCAAGAGGTGGTATTCGTATAGTCTGTTCAAGAAACCAAGATATCTACGATTTGAATTCCAAAAACGTAATTGATGAGAACTATCAATTGGCTTCTACCCAACAAcgtaaaaacaaagatatTCCAGAAGGCGGTTCTAAGGGTGTTATATTGTTGAACCCAGGTCTAGTAGAGCATGATCAAACCTTTGTTGCCTTTTCTCAATACGTGGATGCAATGATTGATATACTGATCAATGATCCTTTGAAGGAAAACTATGTGAATCTTTTACCAAAGGaggaaattttatttttcgGTCCCGATGAAGGAACCGCAGGTTTTGTGGATTGGGCTACTAATCATGCTCGTGTCAGAAACTGTCCATGGTGGAAGTCGTTCTTAACTGGTAAATCCCCATCCTTGGGTGGTATTCCCCATGACGAATACGGTATGACTTCATTGGGTGTACGCGCATACGTAAACAAGATATACGAAACTCTGAACCTAACCAATTCAACCGTCTACAAATTTCAGACAGGTGGTCCAGATGGTGACTTGGGTTCCAATGAGATTCtcttatcttcatcgaATGAGTGCTATTTGGGGATTTTGGATGGTTCAGGTGTTCTTTGTGATCCTAAAGGCTTGGATAAAGATGAACTACTACGTTTGGCTCatgaaaggaaaatgatTTCTGAGTTTGACATTTCCAGGTTGTCCAATAATGGGTTTTTCGTTCCTGTAGATGCCATGGATATTATGCTTCCAAATGGTACAATTGTAGCTAATGGTACAACTTTCAGAAACACTTTTCATAcccaaattttcaagtttgtGGATCATATAGATGTTTTTGTTCCATGCGGTGGTAGACCAAACTCAATTACTCTAAACAATTTGCATTATTTCGTTGATGAAAAGACAGGAAAATGTAAGATTCCGTATATTGTAGAAGGTGCCAATTTGTTTATTACCCAACCTGCTAAAAACGCCTTGGAGGAGCATGGCTGTGTCTTGTTCAAGGATGCTTCTGCTAATAAAGGTGGTGTCACTTCTTCATCTATGGAAGTATTGGCTTCGTTAGCTCTTAACGATAACGATTTTGTCCATAAATTTATTGGCGATACTACTGGTGAAAGATCTGCGCTGTACAAGGCCTATGTCGTGGAAGTGCAATCgagaattcaaagaaacgCCGAGTTGGAATTCGGCCAACTATGGAACCTAAACCAATTGAACGGAACTCATATTTCggaaatttcaaatcaacTGTCATTCACCATCAACAAATTGAATGATGATCTAGTTGCTTCTGAAGAGTTATGGTTAAATGACTTAAAGTTAAGGAACtatttgttgttgaatAAAATCATTCCAAAGATTTTAATCGATGTTGCTGGATCTGATTCTgtattggaaaatattcCCGAAAGCTATTTAAAGGTTTTGTTGTCAAGTTACTTATCAAGCACCTTCGTTTACCAAAACGGCCTTGATGTTAATATTGGAAAGTTTTTAGAATTCATTGGAGGCTTAAAAAGAGAAGCTGAAGCGAATGCTTGA